DNA from Nitrospirota bacterium:
CGCTGTCTTGGTCCGTGTGAACGGGGCATCATTCCGCCTCCCGTCCAGACTGGTACCGGACCTTCCCGAGGACGTCGGCGTGCTTCCCGTGGGCCTGCCGGGTATGTTTGCTGACCTGCCCGCGTGGGGCACGCTGTCAGCGGCGCCTTCTCCCGAGGTGAAGCGATGAGCCCCGTTCTGATCCAGCTTGGCGTGATCGTCGCAATTCTGGCCGCGCTCACGATCGTCAGCGCCGGGCTTATCTGGCTCGAGCGCAGGCTGCTCGCGCTTTGGCAGGACCGCTACGGACCGAACCGGGTCGGGCCCTTCGGCCTGCTGCAGGTCGTTGCCGACATGATCAAGATCTTCTTCAAGGAGGACTGGGTCCCGCCCTTCGCGGACAAGCCCGTGTTCGTTCTCGCGCCGGCCGTCATCATGATCACGACCTTCCTGTCCTTTGCGGTCATCCCCTTCGCGCCCGGTGTGCGCGTGGTGGACCTCAACGTGGGCCTGCTGTTCTTCCTGGCCATGTCTTCCCTGGGGGTCTACAGCGTCGTGCTCGCGGGCTGGGCCTCGAACAGCAAGTACGCGCTGCTCGGCGGACTGCGCGGAGCGGCCCAGATGCTGAGCTACGAGGTGTTCATGGGCATCTCGCTCATGGGCGTCGTCATGCTCGCCGGTTCCTTCGACCTGGGCCAGATCGTCGATGCGCAGAGGGGCCTCTGGTTCGTCATCCCCCAATTTGCGGGCTTCGTGATCTTCCTGATCGCCGGCGTCGCCGAAACGCACCGCCTTCCCTTTGACCTGCCCGAGGCTGAGAACGAGCTCGTGGCGGGGTTCCACGCGGAATATTCGGGGCTCAAGTTCGGCATGTTCTTCGTTGGAGAATACCTGGGCATCACGCTCATCTCGGCCATGATCACGACGCTTTTCTTCGGCGGGTGGCTGGGGCCCTTCCTTCCGCCCCTGGCCTGGTTCATGGTGAAGACCTTTCTCTTCATCTGCCTGTTCATCCTGCTCCGCGCGTCGCTGCCGCGCCTCCGGTTCGACCAGCTGATGGCGTTCGGATGGAAGGTGATGCTGCCCCTGGTCCTGCTCAATCTGCTCGTGACGGGCGCGGTCCTTTTGGCGAGGGGATAACGAGGTGAAACCATGATCAGCATCATCAGAACGATCGGCGGCATCCTGATGCACATGTTCCGGAAGCGGGTGACCATCCTGTATCCGGAAAAGCAGCAGCGGCTCCCGGCCCGGTGGCGCGGCCGGATCATCCTGTCCCGGGACGCCGCCGGCAACGAGCGCTGCGTCGCGTGCTATCTCTGCGCCGTCGCCTGCCCCGTTGACTGCATCTCTCTCCAGACCGCCGTCGATGAGACGGGCAGGCGGTATCCCGCGTTCTTCCGGATCAATTTCTCGCGCTGCATCTTCTGCGGATACTGCGAGGAGGCATGCCCGACTTACGCGATCCAGCTCACGCCGGACTACGAGATGTGCGAGTACCGCAGGCCCTCCCTCGTGTACGAGAAGGAGGACCTCCTGATCAGCGGCCAAGGCAAGTATCACGGGTATGATTTCTACGACGTTGCCGGCATCGGCATCAAGGGAAAGGACAAGGGCGAAGGCATCGAGGAGAAGCCCCCGGTGGACACCCGGTCGCTGCTGCCCTGAGGATGATCCCATGATTGACCTGTTCTATCTGTCGGGCCTGGTGGCCGCCCTCTCTACGCTCCTGGTCATCATCCAGAAGAATGCGGTGCATGCCCTCCTGTACCTTATCGTGTCGCTGCTCGCCGTGGCGACGGCGTTCCTTTCCGCGGGAGCTCCCTTTGCAGCGGCCCTGGAGATCATCATCTACGCCGGGGCCATCATGGTGCTCTTCGTTTTCGTCATCATGATGCTGAACATGGGGCCGGAGGCTGCTCTGCAGGAGTCCCAGTGGCTCAGGCCCTCAGCGTGGGCGGGGCCGTCGTTCCTTGCGCTCGTCCTGCTGGGAGAGCTCATCCTCACGATAACGAGCGGCCAGGCCGGGGTGTCCTCGAGCCGCGTCATGGGACCGAAGCAGGTCGGCATCGCCCTGTTCGGACCCTATGTGCTGGGCGTCGAGCTGGCGTCCATCCTGCTGCTTGCGGGACTGGTAGGCGCCTACCATCTCGGCAGGCCGCACAAGGATTGATACTTTGCAACAGAGACAGGTCGTCACCGGGGACGGGATCATACACTTGCTTCGGTGACTCCGCGGAGAATTGAGGAGCTTCCATGATCTCAACCATACCCTTGGAGCACGGCCTCATGCTGGCGTCACTGCTGTTCGCGCTCGGCCTCGTCGGCGTGCTCGTGAGAAGGAACATCGTCTTCATGCTCATGTCCATCGAGATCATGCTGAACGCGGCCGGCCTCGCCTTCGTCATGGCCGGGTCGCACTGGGGCCAGCCCGACGGCCAGGTCATGTTCATTTTCATTCTTGCCATGGCTGCCGCCGAGGTATCCGTGGGGCTGGCGCTCGTGCTGCAGCTCTACCACCGGTTCAACACGCTGGACAGCGATGCGGCAAGCAGGATGAAAGGATAGCTGTTTTCAAGCTGAACTCCGAACCATGCAAGATCTTCTCTTCCTCATACCCGCCCTGCCCTTCGCCGGGTTCCTCATCCTGGCGCTGGTCGGAGGCCGTCTGCCGAAAGCGGGGGTGACCGCAGTCGGCGTCGGCTCTGTCGCCTTGTCCGCATTGCTGTCCCTGCTGATCGGGGTGCGGTTCATGGTCTCGCCCTTTGCGGGCCATGTTCTGCGCCAAACAATCCGGACGTGGGTGCCTCTCGACGGGTACGCCGGCGGTTTTTCATTCCTGCTCGACCCGCTCTCGCTCGTCATGGTCCTCGTGATCACCGTGGTCGGGTTCCTGATCCACCTCTATTCCTCGGAGTTCATGGACAACGAGGAGGGCTACAGCCGCTTCTTCGCCTACATGAACCTGTTCGTCGGCTCGATGCTCACGCTCGTGCTAGCCGACAACCTGCTGCTGCTCTACCTCGGATGGGAGGGCGTCGGGGTCTGCAGCTATCTTCTCATCGGCTTCTGGTACCGGGACCCCGCGAACGGAGCGGCCGCGCGCAAGGCCTTCATCGTGACCCGCATCGGGGACACGGCAATGGCGCTCGGGCTGTTCCTGCTGTTCAACGAGCTGGGCACGCTGGACATCCAGCCGCTGATGCAGGCCGCTTCTCAAAGGTGGCCCGTTGGCTCGCCTTCTGCAACGCTCGCCGCGGCGCTCCTGCTCGGCGGCGCGATCGGCAAGTCGGCGCAGCTCCCGCTCCAGACCTGGCTGCCGGACGCCATGGCCGGCCCCACCCCGGTCAGTGCCTTGATCCATGCCGCCACCATGGTAACCGCCGGCGTGTATCTGATCGCCCGCACCCACGTGCTGTTCACGCTGGCGCCGCAGGTGCAGCATGCCGTCGCCGTGATCGGAGCGATCACGCTCCTGGTCGCCGGCTTCAGCGCCCTCGCCCAGAAGGACATCAAGCGGGTCCTGGCCTATTCCACGATCAGCCAGATCGGCTATATGTTCCTGGCCCTCGGCGTCGGCGCATGGTCGGCCGCCCTGTTCCACTTCATGACCCACGCGTTCTTCAAGGCACTGCTGTTCCTCGCTGCGGGCGTCGTGATCCTCGCCCAGCGCCATGAACACGACATGTTCAGTATGGGAGGTCTGGCAAAGAGGCTGCCGTTCACGTTCTGGACCTTCCTCGTCGGAGCGGCGTCGCTCTCGGCCCTGCCACTCGTCACCGCCGGCTTCTACAGCAAGGACCTGATCCTGGGGGAGACCCTGTCCTCGCCCGCGGGCGGCACCTGGCTCTGGGCGGCAGGCCTTGCCGGCGCATTCATCACCGCCCTCTACGCCTTCCGCATGGTCTTCGTGACCTTCTTCGGCGAGGCGAAGATCGAGATCAGCCGCGTCCCGAAAATCCGGATGGCACTGCCGCTCGCGGTCCTCGCGGTGCTGTCGATCGTGGGCGGGTTCGTGAACCTTCCCGAAACGCTCGGCAATCTCCCGCTCTTTTCAACGTTCCTGGCGCCTGTCTTCGGGGACGTCGCTGCAGCGCACCATCCAGGCGGCACGGAGATCGCTTCCCAGATCGCTGCTTCAGCCGTGTCCCTCGCGGGAATCCTCGCTGCGATCGTCGTCTACCTCTGGATACCGCGGTCCGCGGAACGCATCGCAAAGAACCAGGCTATGAGCGCGCTCCGCGCATTCTGGTTCTCGGGCTGGGGCTTCGATCGGCTCTATGACGCGGTCCTGGTCAGGCCCTTCCTCTGGGTCGCGCGCACGAACAGGAACGATTTCGTCGATTCCTGGTATTCCGCCGTGGCGTCTGTCAACCGGGAACTTCATGCCCTGTTGAGCCGCAGTCAAACGGGAAACATCCGCTGGTATGCGGCGGCCCTTGCAGCCGGCGCCGTAGTGTACCTGGGAATCGTCATCTTTTTGCGGTAAGCTGCGAAGCCGGCCCCTGCGGCCCGCTGAGCTTATCAACGGTCTCATAATAGAGCGGACATCGCCCTATCGTCTTCAACCTGTCCTCAAATGCGGTCATTCCGGGCTTGACCCGGAATCCAGCCTGCACCCGGCATTTACGAGTGCGGCAGCGCGAGTGCAGGGTGTGGTTTTTCGCTTAGATCCTGGATTCCTGCTTTCGCAGGAATGACGAACGAGAGGGTGCAGACTAATACGAGATCATTGATACAGAGTAAAAACTATGATCCTTGCATGGTTGATCTTCATATTGGTTCTCGGCGGTCTTGCGGCATGGGTCCTGGGCCGCTGGAGCGGCATGGCCGCCCGGTGGGTTTCGCTCGCGGCGCTTGTCACAGATACGGTGCTGCTCGCGGTAGTCTGGCGTGATGCAACCGCATCGCTCACTCTTTCCGGGGGCGCGTGGCTCGTGGAGCTGTACGGCGCCTGGATCCCCCAGTTCGGCATCAACATCCACCTTGCCCTGGACGGCCTGAGCCTTGTCCTCGTCGCCCTCACGCTGTTCCTCGGCATCCTGTCCGTTCTCTGTTCCTGGACCGAGGTCCGCGAGCGCGTCGGCTTCTTCCATTTGAACCTGATGGCCATCCTGGCCGGCATCGTGGGCGTCTTTCTCTCCCTCGACCTGTTCCTGTTCTATTTCTTCTGGGAACTGATGCTCGTGCCCATGTACTTTCTGATCAGCATCTGGGGCCACGAGAACCGGGTCTACGCCTCGCTCAAGTTCTTCATCTTTACGCAGGCAGGCGGACTGTTCATGCTGCTCTCCATCCTTGGCCTCTACTTCATCCACGGCAGTGCAACGGGCCTTTACACCTTTGATTATTCCCTGCTGGTCAAGTCTTCGCTCCCCCACGGGGCGTCGTTCCTGCTGATGCTGGGGTTCCTGGTCTCCTTCCTGGTCAAGCTTCCGGCATTCCCCTTCCATCCGTGGCTTCCCGACGCGCACACGGAAGCGCCCACGGCCGGCAGCGTGATCCTTGCGGGGCTGCTGCTCAAGACAGGGGCCTATGGCATGCTCCGCTTCGTGCTGCCGCTGTTCCCCCAAGCGGCCGTTGCCATCTCGCCGATCATGCTCGTCCTGGCCGTCATCGGCATTCTCTACGGCGCTGTCCTCGCCTTTGCGCAGAGCGACCTCAAGCGGCTCGTGGCCTACACCAGCGTCAGCCACATGGGCTTCGTGCTCCTGGGCATCTTCGCCGGGACCATGACCGCCCTGCAGGGCGTTGTCATGCAGATGCTCGCCCACGGCGTGAGCACGGGCGCCCTGTTCATCATCGTCGGCCTGATCCAGGAGCGCCTGCACACGCGCGACATGGATCGCATGGGCGGCCTCTGGACTCTGGCGCCGAGGCTGGGCGGCATGGCGCTCGTCTTCGGCCTGGCGTCGCTCGGCCTGCCCGGGTTCGGCAACTTCGTGGCCGAGTTCATGGTGCTGCTCGGGACGTTCCGGGCGGACCGCGTTGCAACCGCTCTTGCCGCAGCCGGCCTGGTGCTCTCCGCTGTCTATGCGCTCTGGATGATCCAGCAAACGTTCCAGGGGGAGAGGCGGGGAACAGATGCCGTACCCGACCTTTCCGTGCGTGAGACAGCGGTCCTCGGCGTCATGGTCATCGCCATATTCTGGCTCGGGCTTTCCCCCGGTCCTGTTCTCAAAACCGCGGGACCGGCCCTTCGCCCGGCTCAATACCTTCCTGCTCCCGGGCAGCCGATCGATGCGAGGCAGGACCTGCGGCAGGAGCGTCCCGATGGACCGCAACCGGCCGGAGAGAGAACGGGACGTATTCTATGAACAGCCAGGACATCAAAGCGCTCATGCCGCTCCTCATCGTGCTGGCCACGGTTGTCATCGTGATGCTCGGCATCGCGTTCCGCCGCAGCCATCGGCTTGCCGCCGCCCTGACGCTCGGCGGGCTGGCCCTTGCCGCTGCGTCCCTCCCGCTCGTTGCGGTGATGGCGCCCCAACAGGTGGGCGACCTCATCATCGTGGACCGCTTTGCGCTCTTCCTCCTCGGTCTCATCTTGTGCTCCGGACTCGCAATCGCGGCCCTTTCCTATTCCTACCTGGAAATGCAGAGCGGGCCGCACGAGGAGTATTACCTGCTCCTCTTGACCGCCGTCATGGGGAGCGCGGTGCTGGCCGTGAGCACCCACTTCGCGTCCTTCTTCCTCGGGATCGAGATCCTGAGCGTCTCCCTCTATGCCCTCGCAGCCTACCAGCGCCACAACGAACGCGGCGTCGAAGCGGGCGTCAAGTACCTGATCCTCGCGGCCGTGTCTTCCGCGTTCATCCTTTTCGGCATGGCGCTCGTCTACGCGGCGGTCGGGATCATGGAGTTCTCGCAGATCGCGTACCGGGCATCAGAGCCCGGCGCGCACGGCCTGGTGGTGACGTCGGGCATCGTTCTGATCCTGGCCGGCCTTGGCTTCAAGCTCGCCGCTGTCCCCTTCCATCTCTGGACGCCCGATGTGTACGAGGGCGCTCCGGCGCCGGTGACCGCCTTCATTGCCACGATCTCGAAGGGGGCCGTGTTCGCGCTGGTGCTCCGGTTTTTCAGCCATACTGGGTTCCGTCCCGGCAGCGCCCTGTTCACGGTGGTCACGATCATTGCAATCTCCTCCATGTTCGCCGGGAACCTCCTTGCCCTGCTCCAGCGGAATGTGAAGCGTCTCCTGGCGTACTCCTCCATATCCCACATGGGGTATCTCCTCGTCACGCTGCTGGCCGCGGGCCCGCTCGGGACCGGGGCCGCGTCCTTCTACCTTGCCGCCTATTTCGTCACGACTCTCGGCGCCTTTGGCGTTGTCACGATCCTTTCCACACGGGACAGGGACGCCGACCGTCTGGAAGACTATCAGGGCCTCGCGTGGCGCAGGCCGTGGCTTGCAGGCGTCTTCACGTTGATGCTCTTCTCGCTGGCCGGCATCCCTCTGACAGCCGGGTTCATCGGAAAATTTTACGTGGCCGCCGCGGGTGTGGGCTCCGGCCTCTGGCTTCTCGTTGTCGCTCTCGTGATCAACAGCGCGCTCGGCCTCTTTTATTACCTGAGGGTCATTGTAGCGCTCTATTCCCAGGCAGACGCTTCGCAGCCATCGGGGGAGCCGGCCTCCCGGCTGGGCAATGCGGTGCTTGCCGTTCTTGCCGTACTGCTCGTCTGGCTGGGCGTGTATCCTGGGCCGCTGCTCGCGATCATTCAACGGGTCATCGGAAGAACGTAGACACGACCGGAAGCCGCGCCTGCATACGGACGCAGCGGGATCGGCTGACGGAGTGGTCCGGGGGCCGTGTTTCCGGTCGTGTTAAAATGGTAGTGTCAACAGTTTCATGAAAATGAAAGAGTGAAAATGAAACCACACCCTGCACTCGCGGTTCCACTCGTAGGCGCTGGGCGCAGGCAGAGCGCGCTGAGGAAGAAGGGGAAGAAACAGTCTCTGTGTTCTTAAGTAGTTTTGAAAAAACTCAAGATAAATAGCTAAGGAACCCGAAGAGGACGCAGAGCGGAAGTAAAGAAATACTCCCGAACTTACCAAGATCAAATGCATTTCTCTGCGTGCTCTGTGGTTAAAGTTTGACATAACGGTTAAAATCAATGGGAGGCAGCCATGAATAATCTTGAAGAAATAGCAAGACTCATCCGTTATTACAGCCTGGTCATGTCCACGGAGGCCGGTTCCGGCCATCCCACTTCCTCCCTGTCCGCCGCGGACCTCATGACCGGCCTCCTGTTCGGCGGGACGTTCCGATACGACCTCGACGATCCCCATAACCCGAACAACGACCGCCTGATCTTTTCGAAAGGCCACGCGTCGCCGCTGTTCTACTCGCTCTGGGCCGCGGCCGGAGCAGTCACCGAAGAGGAGCTCATGACCTTCAGGAAGTTTGGCAGCCCCCTCGAAGGCCACCCCACGCCGGCCTTCCGGTATACCGAGGCGGCGACGGGGTCGCTCGGGCAGGGTCTCTCCATCGGCGTGGGCATGGCGTTGAACGCGAAATACCTTGACCGGCTCCCGTACCGGACCTATGTCCTGCTGGGAGACAGCGAGATGGCTGAAGGTTCGCAATGGGAGGCCATGGAGATCGCCGCCTATTACAAGCTGGACAATCTCGTCGGGATCCTGGACGTGAACCGGCTCGGCCAGCGCGGCGAGACCATGTACGGCCACGATCTCTCCGTGTACCGGAACCGCGCAACATCCTTCGGCTGGGAGCCGATCGTGATCGACGGGCACCATCTTCCCCAGATCCTGACGGCGTACCGGCAGGCGCTGCAGGCCAGGGACAGGCCGGCCATGATCATCGCGAGAACGATCAAGGGCAAGGGAGTGCCGTTCATCGAGGACAAGAACGGCTGGCACGGGAAGCCGCTCAAAAAAGATGAACTCGTCCGGGCCCTGGAAGCCCTCGGACCCGTGGACAGAACGATACGCGGCCGGATCGAGAAACCCGAAGACCTGCGGCCGCAGACGGAGGAGCCGCGGGAAGCACGGGCACTGGCCTACGATCCCGCCGTCCCAATCGCGACCCGACGCGCCTACGGGAACGCGCTCGAACGGATCGCCCCGCTCCACCCGGCCATGGTGGTCCTTGACGGGGAGGTCAGCAATTCGACCTATGCCGATATCTTCCAGAAAACGAACCCGCAGCGCTTCTTCGAGATGTTCATTGCCGAGCAGAACATGGTCGGGACCGGCCTCGGACTCTCCCTCCGCGGGAAGATCCCCTTCGTATCATCCTTTGCTGCCTTCCTTACCCGGGCCTGCGACCAGATCCGCATGTGCCAGTACTCGCACGCCAACATCAAGTTCTGCGGCTCCCACGCAGGCGTGTCGATCGGCGAGGACGGGTCATCGCAGATGGGGCTGGAGGACATCGCGCTCTTCCGGACGCTGAGGGACAGCGTGGTCTTCTATCCCTCCGATGCGGTATCGACGGAAAAGCTGGTCGAGATCATGGCCGGCCACCGGGGGATCGTCTACCTCAGGACGACGAGAATGGAGACCCCCATCCTGTACCGGAACGATGAGGCGTTCCGGATCGGAGGCAGCAAGGTGCTGAAGTCAAGCGGGTCGGACAAAGCGGCGATCGTCGCCGCGGGGATCACCGTGCATGAGGCGCTCGCGGCCTATGAGGAACTGAAGGCAAAGGGGGTCATGGTCCGCGTGATCGACCTGTACTGCATCAAGCCGCTCGACCTGGCGACGCTCACACAGGCGGCGGAAGAAACCGGGGCGCTCGTCACCGTCGAAGACCATTATCCGGAGGGCGGGATCGGTGAGGCGGTGGCAGCGGCCCTTGCCGGGCATCCTGCTCCCGTGCACTCGCTCGCGGTGCGGGCCCTGCCGAAGAGCGGCAAGCCGGCCGAACTCCTGGAGTTTGAGGGGATCTCCCGTGCGGGCATTGTCCGGGCAGTGAAGGAAATCGTGAAGCGCGGGAAGAAACGATAAAATCGGAGACGCACTCAGGCGTAAAACGGAAGCAATCGTGCTTTCAGAGCTATGGCGATAAGAGCTTCTGCCCGAAACCAAATCGTAGTGGCATGATTGAAATTACGGATTACGCCTCGAAAATAGCAATTGACTAATACCGTATTTGCATATTAGTTAATTTAAGATCAATTTGTGATAAATGGAATATTAGTCAATTGGCAATCACTCGGTTTTTCAATATGGTATGTCTATTTCGTTTTGACGGCTCGAATAAAGTGGATTCAATATTGTCGTTTCGCTAATATCTTGTTAGTTCTGAGGAGGAGGCCCAATGCACAGAAAATTTGTATCGATTTTACTTTCAATCCATCTCTTGCTAATCATGCTGGTCGTCACCTTCAATTCATTTAATCCTCAGAGTTCAAACGCTGATTTCTTTAGACGTGGAATGATGCTTGTTGGAGCCCTTTTAACCTATACAATCTTCCTCTTTC
Protein-coding regions in this window:
- a CDS encoding NADH-quinone oxidoreductase subunit M, producing MILAWLIFILVLGGLAAWVLGRWSGMAARWVSLAALVTDTVLLAVVWRDATASLTLSGGAWLVELYGAWIPQFGINIHLALDGLSLVLVALTLFLGILSVLCSWTEVRERVGFFHLNLMAILAGIVGVFLSLDLFLFYFFWELMLVPMYFLISIWGHENRVYASLKFFIFTQAGGLFMLLSILGLYFIHGSATGLYTFDYSLLVKSSLPHGASFLLMLGFLVSFLVKLPAFPFHPWLPDAHTEAPTAGSVILAGLLLKTGAYGMLRFVLPLFPQAAVAISPIMLVLAVIGILYGAVLAFAQSDLKRLVAYTSVSHMGFVLLGIFAGTMTALQGVVMQMLAHGVSTGALFIIVGLIQERLHTRDMDRMGGLWTLAPRLGGMALVFGLASLGLPGFGNFVAEFMVLLGTFRADRVATALAAAGLVLSAVYALWMIQQTFQGERRGTDAVPDLSVRETAVLGVMVIAIFWLGLSPGPVLKTAGPALRPAQYLPAPGQPIDARQDLRQERPDGPQPAGERTGRIL
- the nuoI gene encoding NADH-quinone oxidoreductase subunit NuoI yields the protein MISIIRTIGGILMHMFRKRVTILYPEKQQRLPARWRGRIILSRDAAGNERCVACYLCAVACPVDCISLQTAVDETGRRYPAFFRINFSRCIFCGYCEEACPTYAIQLTPDYEMCEYRRPSLVYEKEDLLISGQGKYHGYDFYDVAGIGIKGKDKGEGIEEKPPVDTRSLLP
- the nuoJ gene encoding NADH-quinone oxidoreductase subunit J, producing the protein MIDLFYLSGLVAALSTLLVIIQKNAVHALLYLIVSLLAVATAFLSAGAPFAAALEIIIYAGAIMVLFVFVIMMLNMGPEAALQESQWLRPSAWAGPSFLALVLLGELILTITSGQAGVSSSRVMGPKQVGIALFGPYVLGVELASILLLAGLVGAYHLGRPHKD
- a CDS encoding transketolase, with amino-acid sequence MNNLEEIARLIRYYSLVMSTEAGSGHPTSSLSAADLMTGLLFGGTFRYDLDDPHNPNNDRLIFSKGHASPLFYSLWAAAGAVTEEELMTFRKFGSPLEGHPTPAFRYTEAATGSLGQGLSIGVGMALNAKYLDRLPYRTYVLLGDSEMAEGSQWEAMEIAAYYKLDNLVGILDVNRLGQRGETMYGHDLSVYRNRATSFGWEPIVIDGHHLPQILTAYRQALQARDRPAMIIARTIKGKGVPFIEDKNGWHGKPLKKDELVRALEALGPVDRTIRGRIEKPEDLRPQTEEPREARALAYDPAVPIATRRAYGNALERIAPLHPAMVVLDGEVSNSTYADIFQKTNPQRFFEMFIAEQNMVGTGLGLSLRGKIPFVSSFAAFLTRACDQIRMCQYSHANIKFCGSHAGVSIGEDGSSQMGLEDIALFRTLRDSVVFYPSDAVSTEKLVEIMAGHRGIVYLRTTRMETPILYRNDEAFRIGGSKVLKSSGSDKAAIVAAGITVHEALAAYEELKAKGVMVRVIDLYCIKPLDLATLTQAAEETGALVTVEDHYPEGGIGEAVAAALAGHPAPVHSLAVRALPKSGKPAELLEFEGISRAGIVRAVKEIVKRGKKR
- the nuoH gene encoding NADH-quinone oxidoreductase subunit NuoH codes for the protein MSPVLIQLGVIVAILAALTIVSAGLIWLERRLLALWQDRYGPNRVGPFGLLQVVADMIKIFFKEDWVPPFADKPVFVLAPAVIMITTFLSFAVIPFAPGVRVVDLNVGLLFFLAMSSLGVYSVVLAGWASNSKYALLGGLRGAAQMLSYEVFMGISLMGVVMLAGSFDLGQIVDAQRGLWFVIPQFAGFVIFLIAGVAETHRLPFDLPEAENELVAGFHAEYSGLKFGMFFVGEYLGITLISAMITTLFFGGWLGPFLPPLAWFMVKTFLFICLFILLRASLPRLRFDQLMAFGWKVMLPLVLLNLLVTGAVLLARG
- the nuoL gene encoding NADH-quinone oxidoreductase subunit L, translating into MQDLLFLIPALPFAGFLILALVGGRLPKAGVTAVGVGSVALSALLSLLIGVRFMVSPFAGHVLRQTIRTWVPLDGYAGGFSFLLDPLSLVMVLVITVVGFLIHLYSSEFMDNEEGYSRFFAYMNLFVGSMLTLVLADNLLLLYLGWEGVGVCSYLLIGFWYRDPANGAAARKAFIVTRIGDTAMALGLFLLFNELGTLDIQPLMQAASQRWPVGSPSATLAAALLLGGAIGKSAQLPLQTWLPDAMAGPTPVSALIHAATMVTAGVYLIARTHVLFTLAPQVQHAVAVIGAITLLVAGFSALAQKDIKRVLAYSTISQIGYMFLALGVGAWSAALFHFMTHAFFKALLFLAAGVVILAQRHEHDMFSMGGLAKRLPFTFWTFLVGAASLSALPLVTAGFYSKDLILGETLSSPAGGTWLWAAGLAGAFITALYAFRMVFVTFFGEAKIEISRVPKIRMALPLAVLAVLSIVGGFVNLPETLGNLPLFSTFLAPVFGDVAAAHHPGGTEIASQIAASAVSLAGILAAIVVYLWIPRSAERIAKNQAMSALRAFWFSGWGFDRLYDAVLVRPFLWVARTNRNDFVDSWYSAVASVNRELHALLSRSQTGNIRWYAAALAAGAVVYLGIVIFLR
- the nuoK gene encoding NADH-quinone oxidoreductase subunit NuoK, producing MSTIPLEHGLMLASLLFALGLVGVLVRRNIVFMLMSIEIMLNAAGLAFVMAGSHWGQPDGQVMFIFILAMAAAEVSVGLALVLQLYHRFNTLDSDAASRMKG
- a CDS encoding NADH-quinone oxidoreductase subunit N, with the translated sequence MNSQDIKALMPLLIVLATVVIVMLGIAFRRSHRLAAALTLGGLALAAASLPLVAVMAPQQVGDLIIVDRFALFLLGLILCSGLAIAALSYSYLEMQSGPHEEYYLLLLTAVMGSAVLAVSTHFASFFLGIEILSVSLYALAAYQRHNERGVEAGVKYLILAAVSSAFILFGMALVYAAVGIMEFSQIAYRASEPGAHGLVVTSGIVLILAGLGFKLAAVPFHLWTPDVYEGAPAPVTAFIATISKGAVFALVLRFFSHTGFRPGSALFTVVTIIAISSMFAGNLLALLQRNVKRLLAYSSISHMGYLLVTLLAAGPLGTGAASFYLAAYFVTTLGAFGVVTILSTRDRDADRLEDYQGLAWRRPWLAGVFTLMLFSLAGIPLTAGFIGKFYVAAAGVGSGLWLLVVALVINSALGLFYYLRVIVALYSQADASQPSGEPASRLGNAVLAVLAVLLVWLGVYPGPLLAIIQRVIGRT